In a single window of the Orcinus orca chromosome 9, mOrcOrc1.1, whole genome shotgun sequence genome:
- the TFPI2 gene encoding tissue factor pathway inhibitor 2, producing the protein MNQSPLQAPQRHAPPCPRSEGRSPYIKQRHPPRWNSDCLEVGRCAPSSRWHILGTPHPTGGLNPDTMYSVRPLQLVVLPLLLVGTALGDAPQAPPGNNAEICLLPPDEGPCRARIPSYYYDRYTQSCREFMYGGCEGNANNFETWEACDEACWRIQKVPKICRLEVSKRQCGELREVYFFNLSSMACEKFISGGCHSSENRFPDAATCMGFCAPKKGPSFCYSPKDEGLCSANATRYYFNPRHKACEAFTYTGCGGNNNNFVNVKDCKRICVKALKKGKNKKMPKLLFASRRLKIKKKQF; encoded by the exons ATGAATCAGTCTCCCCTCCAGGCTCCGCAAAGGCACGCTCCGCCCTGTCCCAGGTCAGAAGGACGCTCACCCTACATAAAGCAGCGGCACCCACCACGCTGGAACTCAGACTGCCTCGAGGTTGGACGCTGTGCACCTTCCTCCCGCTGGCACATTCTGGGGACGCCTCACCCCACGGGCGGCTTGAATCCAGACACCATGTACTCTGTTCGCCCCCTCCAGCTGGTGGTTCTGCCGCTGCTCCTGGTGGGAACTGCGCTGGGAGATGCTCCTCAAGCGCCGCCAG GAAATAACGCGGAGATCTGCCTCCTACCCCCGGACGAAGGGCCCTGCCGGGCCCGGATCCCCAGTTACTACTATGACAGGTATACGCAGAGCTGCCGCGAGTTCATGTATGGGGGCTGCGAGGGCAATGCCAACAATTTCGAAACTTGGGAGGCCTGCGATGAAGCTTGCTGGAGGATACAGA AAGTTCCCAAGATTTGCCGGTTGGAAGTCAGTAAGAGGCAGTGTGGGGAGCTCAGAGAAGTGTATTTCTTCAATCTAAGTTCCATGGCATGTGAAAAATTCATATCTGGCGGGTGTCACAGCAGTGAGAACCGGTTCCCGGATGCAGCTACTTGTATGGGCTTCTGTGCACCAAAGAAAG gtCCATCATTTTGCTATAGTCCAAAAGATGAGGGACTATGCTCTGCTAATGCAACTCGCTATTATTTTAATCCAAGACACAAAGCCTGTGAGGCCTTCACCTATACTGGCTGTGGAGGGAATAACAATAACTTTGTTAACGTGAAGGACTGCAAACGCATTTGTGTAAAAG CCTtgaaaaagggaaagaacaagAAGATGCCAAAGCTTCTCTTTGCAAGTAGAAGACTGAAAATTAAGAAGAAGCAAttttaa